The DNA sequence TTGGAAAACCAATGTTATACCATTTAACTAATCCCGCCCACACTCCACCATTCATGGCGAAGTCTCAAAATACTATCAAACTGCTCGACTTTGAGCAATTGCAACAAGGACTTCCTTATTATCACTCTCCCCTACTTTATTTCTCCTTTTGTAACCACACCGACCACATTTATGTGTCAGCACATATCCTCCTTTTTCTGCTTCACACATCACCGGCTCCATTAGACCACCGCAGTCAGCAGCCCGATCACCGGGGTTTACATCAACATGTTTTGAGTACAAACACTGCGGGCAGTGATTTGTGTATCCATTTCCTTTTATGCGTAAACCGCAACTCTCACAAGTAAAATTTTCAATGTTTCGTTGAAATTGTTGAGACATGGACTATCAATAGAAAATGCTCTGCCTGCCGGCCGGCCAGCAGACTTCACGGGAAACTACCGTTTCCCGACCCCCTCCCGGTTCGGGTCCCAGTGATTACCTGTTATTTATAAAATATTGTGTCTTGCAAAGCTCGGGTTTACTCGCTTCTCACTACCCGGGCTCGCCTGTCTCTCCAGGTGTTCCTATGCTTCTTGTGTTTTCTTCGAAAACATCCGCGAAGCGAATTTGCGCTTTTTTGGATATGGAACGCTTCGCACCACAAGGGCACTTCTTGTATTTCTAATTCATCACTATCGTGATTCATAAGAAAACAAAGTCGCTTGCAAAAAACACAAATTCGTCCGCCTTTCGAATCCAGACGAAAGCACAGAAATGTGCTTTCTTGCCCTCCTTTCAGTCGGGGCACTGGGATTCGAACCCAGAATCACTCGGTCCCAAACCGAGCATGTTAGCCGTTACACTATGCCCCGCAACTCGATTATCCTAGCATAAAGAAAGTGTATTTCCTAGAAAAACAGAAAACATTCAATCACTCCGGCAGCAAGATATTCCGGATATACTCGATCGCCGACTGCTTTACTTCATGATCAAGATAAACAACACACACATCACACTGCCATCGCTCCCGCTCAAGAGACATTGCCCTCTCTGAAGCATATATCTGCACAGCACGTGACAGCCTCTTTAATTTTCTTCCATCGACCTTCTCTTCAGGACGCAAAGTATACACTCCCCTGTCCCTAAAAGACATTGCGGTACTCTTAACTTCAATAAAGTGCATAACCCCTTTCTTTTTAGCGACAATATCAATTTCACCGCATTTTTTATTGTAGTTGCGGTCAGTAATTTTATATCCATTCTGTTCAAGGTGGCGAGCCGCAATACTCTCTCCTATCCTTCCAGTTTCGTTGTGTTGAGCCATAATTCCCACAATTATACCCCTGCTTTCGCATGAAACATCTATTCACCTACCTTTATAACTGGGGATTTTGTATAATTATGTCCGTAAAGCAAAAATAAGGCTCAACTAAGCAGTTTTCTTTCTATTTTATGTCCTTTGAGACCACAGAGACAATGTCTTTTTATACACATATCCCCACGGTTATCCACAGTTATCCCCTTTCCTGTGTATTAAAACATGACTGCTTAGTGAGAAACATTGACCAAACACCGGCACAACCTTTCGATTTTGCTCTGTTTGGTGTATGATACTCGCTATCGCACCCGTGGTGAAACGGATATCACAGCGGTCTTCGGAACCGTCGTTCCAGGTTCGAATCCTGGCGGGTGCACATAAAATAGTTAGTCTGGATGCGATAGCATTCGGGCTTTACTATTTTAAGCATTCGCCAGGATTCGAAAGACGGAGGCGGTATTACAAGACGACCGAAGGGAGTGCTTGTCGCCGAGTCGGGGTCGAGAGTACTTTGGCTTTTAGAGTCTCGAGTCTGCGAGAGACGAATAAAAGACTTAGTAACTCGTGACCGAATCCTGGCGGGTGCACCGGGAACAAGAGTTACATAAGTTGGAAAATCTTAACGAATCATTTATACTGTTGCAGTGATGCGGGTATAGTTTAGTGGTATGACACGTCCTTGCCAAGGATGAGACGGGAGTTCGATTCTCCCTACCCGCACTGAAATAAGGAAGAAAACACGTTAGTGTTTTATGACTATAATTCAGTAGCGGGATGGGAGAATCGAAAGACGGAGGCGGTACACAAGACGACGAGCCTGCGAGGAGTGCTTGTCGCCGAGTCCGGGGAGGAAGTTCTTGGTGAGGGCGAGCACGCTAGTGCGAAGTCTGAGCCTAGAAACTTGACCCCGATTCTCCCTACCCGCACTAGGAACGAGTGAAACGGAAGTTTACTTACGTTTCCAAGTGACGACGTGCGGGGAAGCCCTGCTTACCCACACTGAAATAAGGAAGAAGATACATTAGTGTTCAGTGGCAATAAGTCAGTCTATAGTCTAAGACAATCTATTTAAAGAATTTATATACTCCCCGTACAAAAACGCGGTGAGGTACTTTTTTAATAAACAGCCTTGTCTATCGCGCCACAACACGATGATCACATAAACATCATTCCTCATGTATTTCAATCACGAATTGCTTTCTCAAACCTACGGTACTACAATACCTAAATGACTCATTTAATTCCTCCAGAGGTTTCACGTGTAACAGACTCACTTCAAAACGCAGGTTTTGAAGCGTATTTAGTGGGAGGATGCGTGCGAGACATGCTACGCAACGCAAAACCTAAAGACTGGGATGTGACAACTAACGCTAAACCTGAACAAATCGAGGGGTTATTTGACCACACGTTTTACGAGAACACCTACGGCACAGTCTCGGTAGTGAATGAAGATACCGATGACGAAACACTCAAGGTTATCGAGGTAACGCCGTACCGACTTGAAAGCGAATACACCGACAACAGGCGCCCGGACACCGTTGAGTTCAGTGATTCACTTGAAGATGACCTACAGCGCCGCGACTTCACTATCAACGCCATCGCCTACGACCCTCAAAAAGACACCTTTGTTGACCCTTATCAAGGTCAAAAGGACATAAAGGACAAAACTTTACGCACTGTGGGTGATCCAAAGGACAGGTTCAATGAGGACGCCCTGCGGATCATGCGTGCCGTACGCATCCACGCCGAGCTGGGATTTTCGATAGAAGAAACCACAAAAAAGGGAATTATGGACTTTAAAGGCGCTCTCAAGGATATAGCGAGGGAGCGTATTCGGGATGAATTTACCCGCATTATTGCCTCCCCAAACCCGGCCGAAGCCTTAGCAGTTTCACGTGAAACAGGTATTTTAGACATAATTATACCGGAATTGACTGAATCCTACGGCGTTGATCAGAACCAAGCCCACTCGTTCGATGTTTGGACCCATCTGATCAAGTCCGTTCAACATGCTGCAGATAAGGAATATAGCTTAACTGTACGTTTTGCAGCTCTATTTCACGACATAGGCAAACCGGCCACGAAGCGCTGGGACAACAAAAAAAGCGACTGTAGCTTCCATGGACACGAAGTTGTAGGCGCAAAGATAACACGAAAGATCCTTCAACGGCTTTGTTTCTCAAAAGAATTTATTTCACGTGTAACCACTATGGTCCGTTGGCATATGTTCTTCTCCGATCCGGAGCAGATCACTCTTTCAGCTGTTAGGCGCTTAATAAGCAACATAGGTAAGGAGAATATACAAGAGATCGTGAATTTACGCATATGTGACCGTATCGGTACCGGGCGCCCGAAAGAACGTCCGTATAGACTGCGGAAATACCAATCAATGATCGAGGAGGCTATGCGGGATCCCGTTTCAGTGAAAAGCCTTGCTGTAGACGGAAATGTGCTCCTCAGCGACCTAAATATGGCGCCTGGTCCTAAAATTGGCTATATTCTTCATGCTCTTTTGGAAGAAGTGCTCGATGATCCAACGCGCAATACAAAAGAGCACCTCCTAGAGCGCGCTAAAGACTTACTAGAACTGACCGAGGAGGATTTAAAGAAACTAGGTGAGAAAGGTAAAGAAAAGGTTGAGGAAGAGGACGAAAAAGCCCTAGAGGAAATACGTAAGAAATACTGGGTAAAATAGGCTGTTTCACGTGTAACCTTTACACAAGACTGTTCGACACAGAAAAACACCAGCCTTGTAGGGGAGCTGGTGTTTTGCTTTATACGCCCTTCAGAGAGTATTTGTTACACGTGAAACTATTGTGCATAGACCGCCGGCTTACCACTTACCAAGTTTCACATGAAACAAAAACCCTGACTGCTTCTTGGGCTGGATACTTCTTAGAACTGGGATTTTATCCTTTTGCCAACTCTTTTGCCAACCCCTGGGGTTGGCAAAAAGTAGTAGTGGGAAGGCCTGGCCGCCGTACAGCAACGCTGTATTGCATCCTTTTGCCTAATTGTGTTCTTTTGTCCAAGAGTTCTTTATTTTAGGCATGCAGTTTTAGATATACAATAGGGTTTTTGGGTAAAAAAAGACCTCGTCATGGAGAGACGAGGTCTTGAACTCTTGAACGTTACGTCCAGGTGAACTCCGTTAGGAGTTAAATGAACACTTTACTTCTTTGCTTTACTTGGAGAGGGGCACACTTTTTTTGACTTGATTTGGAAAGAACATCGGGGGATTTCGATATAGAAACCGATCCGGGGAATACTATCTACGGATGTCCGTAGGCGGTCTCCTGGGACCAGCTTATAGCCATTCTGGTCATCACACAGTTTCGTGTAAATTTCAGTAAGGCAACAGATTTTCAAAGGACAAAAGAGCACCTCAGCGACAATACTTAACGGACTTTTTATTATACGCTGAGTCTGTGACCATTATATAATGTCTTATACAAGAGTAAAGGACACTACATGTGGATAACTTGTCCTATAGAAATATCTCAGACAAAGAAAAGCCGCCGTCTGCTGAAAAGCAAACGGCGGCGAGTTTTAGACTGAAAGTACATCTCCTTGTTGAGCTCAGCAAAGCGTTACTGGCCTTGCTGTTGCTGGTTCTGCTGTTGCTGGTTTTGATCCTGGTCCTGGCCCTGGTTTTGATCCTGGTCTTGACCTTGATCCTGCCGATTGGACACATCACCAACCCCAGAATTAGAACCGGAACCAGCTTCTGACGAGCTGTTGCTATCGCCTGACTTGGCGTTAGCATCAGCACGTGAACCTTCGTTCGTGTTTGCCGACTCCTGAGCTTGTCCTTGCCGAGTGATAACATCACCGACTTCGGCACGCGCACCGTCAGCATGAGCATCAGCGTGTGAGCCTTCGCTTGTCGACCGCTGACCTTGGCCTTGTTTCTGGTAATTCTCCGACGAAACCTCAACAGAAGACCTTGGTTGATTTCGATTCTCCGACGCTGACCGTGCCTGGTTAGAGTTATCGACCGTTGTTGTTGTCACAGCCTCAGGACCTCTTCGAGAAAGGTGTTTGGCTGCCCCGATGGCACCTCTTTGCTGGTGCAGAGCAACTTGTTGCTGTGCATTTGCACGAATTTGAGCAACGTCCTTGTCATATTCACCTTGCGCCACAGTGCTCCCGACTTGGCCGAGCGCGATCCACATGCCGTTTATACCGGCATGCAGAATGCCGTCATTTACCCGAGTGGTCACGAAGAGCCCCACAGGAAACCCGTTCTCATCCTGCAGCAGATTTCCGTCGAGGTCAGTAATGACCACGACAGAATCTAAAGCATTTTGAGCGAGAATGTTCACCCTCTCTCCCACAAGGTGGAAGACCAGGTAGTTACCGACCCGCGTGGGCCTTGAGAGCTCCACGCTTCCGTCTGTGTACCCGTGAGTGCGGAACCTCTCCGCCTCACTTGAGCTCATCGTGTTTGTGCGAATCCCCGATGAACAACCGAGAGTAGGCAGCATGGCCAAGCACAACGAAACGATACCTATAAAGCGTAGCATGTACGCC is a window from the Candidatus Paceibacterota bacterium genome containing:
- a CDS encoding RNHCP domain-containing protein; translation: MSQQFQRNIENFTCESCGLRIKGNGYTNHCPQCLYSKHVDVNPGDRAADCGGLMEPVMCEAEKGGYVLTHKCGRCGYKRRNKVGESDNKEVLVAIAQSRAV
- a CDS encoding YraN family protein, with amino-acid sequence MAQHNETGRIGESIAARHLEQNGYKITDRNYNKKCGEIDIVAKKKGVMHFIEVKSTAMSFRDRGVYTLRPEEKVDGRKLKRLSRAVQIYASERAMSLERERWQCDVCVVYLDHEVKQSAIEYIRNILLPE
- a CDS encoding CCA tRNA nucleotidyltransferase — protein: MTHLIPPEVSRVTDSLQNAGFEAYLVGGCVRDMLRNAKPKDWDVTTNAKPEQIEGLFDHTFYENTYGTVSVVNEDTDDETLKVIEVTPYRLESEYTDNRRPDTVEFSDSLEDDLQRRDFTINAIAYDPQKDTFVDPYQGQKDIKDKTLRTVGDPKDRFNEDALRIMRAVRIHAELGFSIEETTKKGIMDFKGALKDIARERIRDEFTRIIASPNPAEALAVSRETGILDIIIPELTESYGVDQNQAHSFDVWTHLIKSVQHAADKEYSLTVRFAALFHDIGKPATKRWDNKKSDCSFHGHEVVGAKITRKILQRLCFSKEFISRVTTMVRWHMFFSDPEQITLSAVRRLISNIGKENIQEIVNLRICDRIGTGRPKERPYRLRKYQSMIEEAMRDPVSVKSLAVDGNVLLSDLNMAPGPKIGYILHALLEEVLDDPTRNTKEHLLERAKDLLELTEEDLKKLGEKGKEKVEEEDEKALEEIRKKYWVK